One stretch of Paenibacillus sp. FSL R5-0341 DNA includes these proteins:
- a CDS encoding GNAT family N-acetyltransferase, which produces MQIRQAREGDAEGIAHVHTESWKTTYRGIVPDDFLDHLTTESRLSQWEKHIRSGEKDQILVVAEQPDGNIVGFACGGKEREGKLAYDGELYAIYLLKEVQQTGIGQRLSTHVVNHLRTLNMKSLIIWALERNSACRFYEKMGGTPVHTQSIRIAGQDLIEVGYGWEDLNFFGEKSLPDR; this is translated from the coding sequence ATGCAGATCAGGCAGGCGCGTGAAGGGGATGCGGAGGGAATAGCCCATGTACATACGGAGAGTTGGAAAACAACGTATCGCGGAATTGTGCCCGATGATTTTTTGGATCATTTGACTACAGAATCAAGATTGTCCCAGTGGGAAAAGCATATTCGCTCTGGCGAAAAGGATCAGATCTTGGTAGTAGCTGAACAGCCTGATGGGAACATTGTCGGATTTGCTTGTGGGGGTAAGGAGCGTGAAGGCAAATTAGCTTATGATGGAGAGCTGTACGCCATATATTTGCTGAAGGAAGTTCAACAAACGGGCATAGGTCAGCGACTGTCTACACATGTGGTTAATCATCTTCGAACCCTTAATATGAAAAGTTTGATCATATGGGCCTTGGAACGTAATTCAGCTTGCCGCTTCTATGAGAAGATGGGAGGTACTCCAGTCCATACACAGTCCATCCGCATCGCTGGTCAAGATCTGATCGAAGTTGGCTACGGATGGGAAGACTTGAACTTCTTTGGAGAGAAGAGCCTGCCGGACAGATGA
- a CDS encoding aldehyde dehydrogenase family protein, whose amino-acid sequence MTLMDIEHTTWTKQYINGQWVEGSGEKTMENINPYTGEVIATWRSSNKEDIDKAYESAQKNSIEWAKSLPAEKEEVLRKVSSLMAERKEEIIQLLITESGSTRIKSEAEFAAAKRIVDEAASFPYRMKGEIIPSNTPGKENRVVREPKGVIGVIGPWNFPLHLCLRSVAPAIALGNGVVIKPASDTPITAGWLIADLFEQAGLPEGVLNVVAGSGSEIGDYFVAHPVPKVISFTGSTEVGKGIGKLAGEHLKETALELGGNNAMVVLEDADIERAAEAAVFGKFLHQGQICMALNRFIVHADIYDKFVDSFVAKTKNVQAGDPADAKTLVGPLIREKEVERLLELVNKTKAEGARLLLGGTSKGSVLSPTVLADVQPEQDIVQQELFGPVAVIMKAQDEHEAVRLANDTPYGLSGSVFTKDLNRGYQLAQRIESGMVHVNDQSVNDEAHVMFGGEKASGIGRFGGDWAIEKFTRTRWISIQHQYRDYPGVL is encoded by the coding sequence ATGACTTTAATGGACATCGAACATACAACATGGACGAAACAATATATTAACGGCCAATGGGTAGAGGGCTCCGGCGAGAAAACAATGGAGAATATCAATCCTTATACGGGAGAAGTTATTGCCACGTGGCGGTCTTCCAACAAAGAAGACATTGATAAAGCTTATGAATCAGCTCAGAAAAATTCGATAGAATGGGCGAAGTCTTTACCCGCTGAGAAGGAAGAGGTACTGCGTAAAGTTTCTTCCCTGATGGCAGAGCGGAAAGAGGAGATCATTCAACTGCTGATCACGGAATCCGGGAGTACGCGTATCAAATCGGAGGCGGAGTTCGCAGCTGCCAAACGCATTGTGGATGAAGCAGCATCTTTTCCTTATCGTATGAAGGGTGAGATTATCCCGTCTAATACTCCTGGCAAAGAGAACCGTGTGGTTCGGGAGCCCAAGGGAGTGATTGGTGTCATCGGACCATGGAATTTCCCTTTGCATCTATGCCTGCGATCCGTAGCTCCGGCGATTGCTCTTGGCAATGGCGTGGTTATTAAACCAGCATCGGACACTCCGATTACAGCAGGCTGGCTTATTGCCGATTTGTTTGAACAGGCGGGACTGCCTGAGGGCGTGCTCAATGTCGTTGCTGGAAGTGGCAGCGAGATCGGTGATTACTTTGTTGCTCATCCGGTTCCAAAAGTGATTTCATTTACGGGTTCCACAGAAGTTGGAAAGGGGATCGGTAAATTGGCTGGTGAACATTTGAAAGAAACGGCACTGGAGCTGGGCGGTAATAACGCCATGGTTGTGCTAGAAGATGCGGACATTGAACGTGCTGCCGAAGCGGCGGTCTTTGGCAAGTTTCTGCATCAGGGACAGATCTGCATGGCTCTGAATCGGTTCATTGTGCATGCCGATATTTACGACAAATTCGTCGATTCATTTGTAGCCAAAACGAAGAATGTGCAGGCAGGTGATCCAGCGGATGCCAAAACACTCGTGGGTCCTCTCATTCGGGAAAAAGAGGTTGAACGATTGCTGGAACTTGTGAACAAAACCAAGGCCGAAGGTGCACGGTTATTACTCGGGGGGACCAGTAAAGGCAGTGTGCTTTCTCCTACTGTACTTGCGGATGTCCAACCTGAACAGGATATTGTGCAGCAGGAATTGTTTGGCCCAGTGGCAGTAATCATGAAGGCGCAGGATGAGCATGAAGCTGTACGTTTGGCGAATGATACCCCGTATGGACTTAGTGGTTCCGTATTCACCAAAGATCTGAATCGAGGATACCAGCTTGCCCAGCGTATTGAGTCTGGTATGGTGCATGTGAATGATCAGTCTGTGAACGATGAAGCACATGTGATGTTTGGCGGTGAGAAAGCATCGGGAATTGGACGCTTCGGCGGTGATTGGGCAATTGAGAAGTTTACACGTACGCGTTGGATCAGTATTCAGCACCAGTATCGGGATTATCCGGGAGTATTATAA